A window of Halostella salina contains these coding sequences:
- the rocF gene encoding arginase yields MTDTVRVVGVPADYGANRRGVDMGPSAIRYAGLAEAIESAGVDCVDGGDVPAPRPEERDPDRETPATGDAKFLREIEGVCRRLRDETAGAIADGETPLVLGGDHSIAMGSLGGATRDASLGAVWFDAHADLNTPATTPSGNVHGMPLAAALGRGEIGATEWANAPGLAEENVALVGLRSLDDPEKEVIRESDVAAFTMSDIDERGITPVVEDALDVATDGTDGIHVSLDLDWLDPNEAPGVGTPVRGGVTYREAHAAMEAVALRDERNGVLRSMEAVEVNPILDEQNETARLAVELAASAFGRRVL; encoded by the coding sequence ATGACCGACACCGTCAGAGTCGTCGGCGTCCCCGCCGACTACGGGGCGAACCGACGCGGCGTCGACATGGGACCGTCGGCGATCCGGTACGCCGGACTGGCCGAGGCCATCGAGAGCGCCGGCGTGGACTGCGTGGACGGGGGCGACGTTCCGGCCCCGCGGCCGGAGGAGCGCGATCCCGACCGGGAGACCCCGGCGACCGGCGACGCGAAGTTCCTCCGCGAGATCGAGGGTGTGTGTCGTCGCCTGCGCGACGAGACCGCCGGCGCGATCGCGGACGGTGAGACGCCGCTCGTGCTCGGCGGCGACCACTCCATCGCGATGGGCTCTCTCGGCGGTGCCACCCGTGACGCCTCGCTCGGGGCCGTCTGGTTCGACGCCCACGCTGACCTGAACACGCCTGCGACGACGCCCAGCGGCAACGTCCACGGGATGCCGCTGGCCGCCGCGCTCGGCCGAGGGGAGATCGGCGCGACCGAGTGGGCGAACGCGCCCGGACTCGCAGAGGAGAACGTCGCCCTCGTCGGCCTCCGGAGCCTCGACGACCCCGAGAAGGAGGTTATCCGGGAGAGCGACGTGGCTGCATTCACGATGTCGGACATCGACGAGCGCGGCATCACGCCCGTCGTCGAGGACGCGCTGGACGTGGCCACCGACGGCACCGACGGCATCCACGTCAGCCTCGATCTGGACTGGCTCGACCCCAACGAGGCACCCGGCGTCGGGACGCCCGTCCGGGGCGGCGTCACCTACCGCGAGGCCCACGCCGCGATGGAGGCGGTCGCCCTACGCGACGAGCGCAACGGCGTCCTCCGGTCGATGGAGGCCGTCGAAGTGAACCCCATCCTCGACGAG